A window from Gossypium raimondii isolate GPD5lz chromosome 7, ASM2569854v1, whole genome shotgun sequence encodes these proteins:
- the LOC105769816 gene encoding uncharacterized protein LOC105769816 has product MENQAKKVLLTSNGDDMSMNIALHLAKRGCRLVMMGNEWCLRSVREKIMGSINDNIVPIEVVGLDMEEEREGIFDEAVDKAWKVFGSIDAFVNCYAYEGKMQDHLQLGEEEFRKIIKINFMAVWFLLKAVGKRMRDHKSGGSIVLMTTFLGAERGLYQGAAAYGSSLAAVQQLVRLSAMEIGKYKVRVNAIARGLHIDDEFPESVGKEIAEKLVERAAPLQRWLDVKRDVASTVIYLISDGSRYMTGTTIFVDGAQSMTRPRMKSYM; this is encoded by the exons ATGGAGAATCAAGCAAAAAAGGTGCTTCTCACTTCCAATGGAGATGACATGTCAATGAACATTGCTTTGCATTTAGCCAAACGTGGTTGCAG GTTGGTTATGATGGGAAATGAATGGTGCCTGAGGAGTGTGAGAGAGAAGATAATGggttcaataaatgataatatagtCCCAATAGAAGTGGTTGGATTGGATATGGAGGAGGAAAGAGAAGGCATTTTTGATGAGGCTGTAGATAAAGCTTGGAAAGTGTTCGGATCCATTGATGCATTTGTGAATTGTTATGCTTACGAAG GAAAGATGCAAGACCATTTGCAATTAGGTGAAGAAgagtttagaaaaattataaaaataaacttcatGGCTGTATGGTTTCTACTAAAAGCTGTTGGTAAGAGAATGCGAGACCATAAATCAGGGGGTTCCATTGTGCTCATGACCACATTCCTCGGAGCCGAAAGAGGACTTTATCAAGGAGCTGCTGCTTATGGTTCATCCTTGGCTGCAGTCCAGCAGTTGGTCAGA TTATCGGCTATGGAGATTGGGAAATACAAGGTTAGGGTTAATGCAATAGCTCGTGGTTTACACATAGATGATGAATTTCCAGAGTCAGTTGGGAAGGAAATAGCAGAGAAGTTGGTGGAAAGAGCAGCACCCTTGCAGAGATGGTTGGATGTTAAAAGGGATGTAGCTTCAACTGTTATCTATTTAATCAGTGATGGTTCAAGATATATGACTGGAACAACTATATTTGTTGATGGGGCACAATCAATGACTAGGCCTCGAATGAAATCATATATGTAG